The Saccharomonospora cyanea NA-134 genome includes a region encoding these proteins:
- a CDS encoding VOC family protein translates to MPRPVHFEIHATDPERAITFYTAVFEWSFERSGPGPYWLITTGEGPGIDGGLAQREGPIPDPDASVNAFPLTMEVPDLDLMAREVEQAGGRVVAAKRSIAGVGWIAYCRDPEGNLFGMLQPDPSAG, encoded by the coding sequence ATGCCTCGACCGGTTCACTTCGAGATCCACGCCACCGACCCGGAACGCGCCATCACTTTCTACACCGCCGTGTTCGAGTGGTCGTTCGAACGCTCGGGACCGGGCCCCTACTGGTTGATCACGACCGGCGAAGGACCGGGCATCGACGGTGGTCTCGCGCAGCGCGAGGGCCCGATCCCCGATCCCGACGCCAGTGTGAACGCCTTCCCGCTCACCATGGAGGTGCCCGATCTCGACCTGATGGCTCGGGAGGTGGAGCAGGCCGGAGGAAGAGTCGTGGCCGCGAAGAGGTCCATCGCGGGGGTCGGGTGGATCGCCTACTGCCGCGACCCCGAAGGCAACCTCTTCGGCATGCTCCAACCCGACCCGAGCGCCGGGTGA
- the uvrB gene encoding excinuclease ABC subunit UvrB — translation MAFATEHPVLAHSDFRPVSEVPRLDGRFKVVSDYEPAGDQPAAIDELERRLRAGEKDVVLLGATGTGKSATTAWLIERVQRPTLVMAPNKTLAAQLANELRELFPHNAVEYFVSYYDYYQPEAYVPQTDTYIEKDSSINDDVERLRHSATMNLLSRRDVIVVSSVSCIYGLGTPQSYLDRSTRLVVGEEVDRDTFLRALVDVQYSRNDLAFARGTFRVRGDTVEIIPAYEELAIRVEFFGDEIDKLYYLHPLTGDIVREVDEVRIFPATHYVAGPERMEKAIRGIESELEEQLAKLEKQGKLLEAQRLRMRTTYDIEMMRQVGFCSGIENYSRHVDGRPPGSAPATLIDYFPEDFLLVIDESHVTVPQIGGMYEGDASRKRTLVEHGFRLPSALDNRPLTWEEFSDRIGQTVYLSATPGPYEMGQTGGEFVEQVIRPTGLVDPEVVVKPTEGQIDDLVHEIRVRAEKDERVLVTTLTKKMAEDLTDYLLELGIRVRYLHSEVDTLRRVELLRQLRSGDFDVLVGINLLREGLDLPEVSLVAILDADKEGFLRSGTSLIQTIGRAARNVSGQVHMYADTITDSMRYAIDETNRRRAKQIAYNEEHGIDPTPLRKKIADILDRVYTEAEDSAQEIEVGGSGRNASRGKKPEQGDRVRSSGVLADRDVSDMPRAELADLIQQMTDQMMQAARDLQFELAARLRDEIAELKKELRGMDAAGVQ, via the coding sequence GTGGCTTTCGCGACCGAACATCCCGTACTCGCACACTCGGACTTCCGGCCGGTCTCCGAGGTCCCCCGCCTCGACGGCCGGTTCAAGGTGGTCAGCGACTACGAACCCGCAGGCGACCAGCCCGCTGCCATCGACGAGCTCGAACGCAGGCTCAGGGCGGGTGAGAAGGACGTCGTACTGCTCGGCGCCACCGGCACGGGCAAGTCGGCCACCACGGCATGGCTGATCGAGCGGGTGCAGCGGCCCACGCTCGTGATGGCCCCGAACAAGACGCTGGCCGCCCAGCTGGCCAACGAACTGCGCGAGTTGTTCCCGCACAACGCGGTGGAGTACTTCGTCAGCTACTACGACTACTACCAGCCCGAGGCGTACGTCCCGCAGACCGACACCTACATCGAGAAGGACTCGTCGATCAACGACGACGTGGAGCGGCTGCGCCACTCCGCCACGATGAACCTGCTGTCCCGTCGGGACGTCATCGTGGTGTCGAGCGTCTCCTGCATCTACGGTCTCGGCACACCGCAGTCGTACCTCGACCGGTCCACCAGGCTCGTCGTCGGCGAGGAGGTGGACCGCGACACCTTCCTGCGGGCACTCGTCGACGTCCAGTACTCCCGCAACGACCTGGCGTTCGCGCGTGGAACCTTCCGGGTACGCGGCGACACCGTGGAGATCATCCCCGCCTACGAGGAACTCGCCATCCGCGTCGAGTTCTTCGGCGACGAGATCGACAAGCTGTACTACCTGCATCCGTTGACCGGTGACATCGTCAGGGAGGTCGACGAGGTGCGGATCTTCCCGGCCACGCACTACGTCGCGGGGCCGGAGAGGATGGAGAAGGCCATCCGCGGAATCGAGAGCGAGCTGGAGGAGCAACTCGCGAAGCTGGAGAAGCAGGGCAAACTGCTGGAGGCCCAGCGCCTGCGGATGCGCACCACCTACGACATCGAGATGATGCGGCAGGTCGGTTTCTGCTCGGGTATCGAGAACTACTCGCGACACGTCGACGGCCGGCCTCCCGGCTCCGCCCCGGCCACGCTGATCGACTACTTCCCCGAGGACTTCCTCCTCGTCATCGACGAGTCCCACGTCACCGTGCCGCAGATCGGCGGCATGTACGAGGGCGACGCCTCACGCAAGCGGACGCTCGTCGAGCACGGGTTCCGTCTCCCCAGCGCCCTGGACAACCGGCCGCTGACGTGGGAGGAGTTCTCCGACCGGATCGGGCAGACCGTGTACCTCTCCGCGACCCCCGGCCCCTACGAGATGGGGCAGACGGGCGGGGAGTTCGTCGAACAGGTCATCCGGCCCACCGGCCTGGTCGACCCCGAGGTGGTCGTCAAGCCGACCGAGGGGCAGATCGACGACCTCGTGCACGAGATCCGGGTCCGCGCCGAGAAGGACGAGCGGGTGCTGGTCACCACCCTCACCAAGAAGATGGCCGAGGACCTCACCGACTACCTGCTCGAACTCGGAATCCGCGTGCGGTACCTGCACTCGGAGGTCGACACGCTGCGGCGAGTCGAACTGCTCCGGCAGTTACGGTCGGGCGACTTCGACGTGCTCGTCGGCATCAACCTTCTGCGGGAGGGGCTCGACCTGCCGGAGGTCTCGCTGGTCGCGATCCTCGACGCCGACAAGGAGGGGTTCCTCCGCAGCGGCACGTCGCTGATCCAGACGATCGGCCGCGCAGCGCGGAACGTCTCGGGGCAGGTCCACATGTACGCCGACACGATCACCGACTCGATGCGGTACGCCATCGACGAGACCAACCGGCGGCGTGCGAAGCAGATCGCCTACAACGAGGAACACGGCATCGACCCGACGCCGTTGCGGAAGAAGATCGCCGACATCCTCGACCGGGTCTACACCGAGGCCGAGGACTCCGCGCAGGAGATCGAGGTGGGTGGCTCCGGGCGTAACGCCTCGCGTGGTAAGAAGCCGGAGCAGGGCGACCGCGTGCGCAGCTCGGGGGTTCTCGCCGATCGCGACGTCTCCGACATGCCCAGGGCGGAACTCGCCGATCTCATCCAGCAGATGACCGACCAGATGATGCAGGCGGCACGTGACCTCCAGTTCGAGTTGGCCGCTCGACTGCGTGACGAGATCGCCGAGTTGAAGAAGGAGCTGCGAGGAATGGACGCGGCCGGGGTGCAGTGA
- a CDS encoding PucR family transcriptional regulator — MQRRADVGKWIAEIAAALADREEELTADLVGLYERELPNLVYDDESMVSLLSASVYQNIDTALRIFQHDIDPERVEAPAAAMEYARRLAQRGTPVIDLIRAYYLGQTAVLEKALDEGTRRVPDPSELGASMRHALTTTFRFIDRVTRQVMAAYEEERGRWLLNRSAVRAARVRAVLDDDTVDVGASEAALGYRLRGDHVGLVAWYPAQADPPDPLAGLEALAQRLGRSGTGGVSGDPLFVPRDEMCAWVWLPMPPSSLDVGDVERLVAELDTDVRVALGDPARGVEGFRRTHRQALRVQALALAAGEECAPVLTFSDVGAVALMSSDLPSARTWVEHVLGPLSVDDPQHERLRETLRVFLSTGGSYTASAALLSMHKNSVQYRVRKAEEMLTVPLGERRLDVELALKLCHRLGGAVLRKK, encoded by the coding sequence GTGCAACGGCGGGCCGACGTCGGCAAGTGGATCGCGGAGATCGCGGCCGCACTGGCCGACCGCGAAGAGGAGCTGACGGCCGACCTCGTCGGCCTGTACGAGCGGGAGCTCCCGAACCTGGTGTACGACGACGAGAGCATGGTGAGCCTGTTGTCGGCGAGCGTGTACCAGAACATCGACACCGCCCTGCGGATCTTCCAGCACGACATCGACCCGGAGCGTGTCGAGGCGCCCGCGGCGGCGATGGAGTACGCGCGGCGACTCGCCCAGCGCGGCACCCCCGTGATCGACCTGATCAGGGCGTACTACCTCGGGCAGACGGCGGTGCTGGAGAAGGCGCTCGACGAGGGGACCCGCCGGGTTCCCGATCCGTCCGAGCTCGGAGCCTCGATGCGGCATGCGCTCACGACGACGTTCCGGTTCATCGACCGGGTGACCCGGCAGGTGATGGCGGCCTACGAGGAGGAGCGGGGCCGCTGGTTGCTCAACCGCAGCGCCGTGCGGGCCGCACGCGTGCGTGCCGTGCTCGACGACGACACCGTGGACGTCGGGGCGAGCGAGGCCGCGCTCGGCTACCGGTTGCGGGGTGATCACGTGGGCTTGGTCGCGTGGTACCCGGCGCAGGCCGATCCGCCGGATCCGCTGGCGGGGCTCGAGGCGTTGGCACAGCGATTGGGCCGCTCGGGCACGGGGGGTGTGAGTGGCGATCCGCTGTTCGTGCCCCGAGACGAGATGTGTGCGTGGGTGTGGTTGCCGATGCCGCCCTCGTCGCTCGACGTGGGAGATGTCGAACGGCTCGTCGCCGAGCTGGACACCGACGTTCGCGTGGCGCTGGGCGACCCGGCGCGGGGCGTGGAGGGCTTCCGGCGGACCCACCGACAGGCGTTGCGGGTGCAGGCACTCGCACTGGCCGCGGGGGAGGAGTGCGCGCCCGTGTTGACGTTCTCGGACGTCGGTGCGGTCGCCCTGATGAGCTCCGACCTGCCGTCCGCGCGCACCTGGGTGGAGCACGTGCTCGGTCCGCTCTCCGTGGACGATCCGCAGCACGAACGGTTGCGCGAGACACTGCGGGTGTTCCTGTCGACGGGCGGCAGCTACACCGCGTCGGCCGCCCTGCTGTCCATGCACAAGAACTCGGTGCAGTACCGCGTACGCAAGGCGGAGGAGATGCTCACCGTCCCGCTCGGGGAGCGGCGCCTCGACGTCGAGCTCGCGCTGAAGCTCTGCCACCGGCTCGGCGGCGCCGTCCTGCGGAAGAAGTGA
- a CDS encoding DUF402 domain-containing protein: MGVHPPKRERFDLAEGVNVDPKGVSRAVEEFRVEEFGLYLARPTPGRTQFHYLESWVLPELGLRVTDFWFNPGHELEQDFYVDVVSVDVRGDEWVTTDLYLDLTVRAGKRVTVLDTDELLEATKHGLISLETARSALERTYRTVEALTAHDYDLPRWLASIGMPTTWRRYPPIG, from the coding sequence ATGGGCGTACATCCGCCGAAGCGCGAACGATTCGACCTGGCCGAGGGCGTCAACGTCGACCCCAAGGGGGTCAGCAGAGCCGTGGAGGAGTTCCGGGTGGAGGAGTTCGGGCTCTACCTGGCGAGACCCACGCCCGGCCGCACCCAGTTCCACTACCTCGAGTCGTGGGTGCTGCCGGAGTTGGGACTTCGGGTCACCGACTTCTGGTTCAACCCCGGGCACGAACTCGAACAGGACTTCTACGTCGACGTCGTGTCGGTGGACGTCCGCGGCGACGAGTGGGTCACCACCGATCTGTACCTGGACCTCACGGTCCGCGCGGGCAAACGGGTCACGGTGCTGGACACCGACGAGTTGCTCGAGGCGACGAAGCACGGGCTGATCTCCCTGGAGACCGCACGCAGCGCCCTGGAGCGCACCTACCGCACCGTCGAGGCGCTCACCGCCCACGACTACGACCTGCCTCGGTGGCTGGCGAGCATCGGCATGCCGACGACGTGGCGCAGGTATCCACCGATCGGTTGA
- a CDS encoding ABC transporter ATP-binding protein, translated as MPDETVIEVRNLHKRYGGTVAVDDVSFAVDRGEIFGILGPNGAGKTTTVECVEGLRVPDSGTVRVLGLDPGKDTPELRQRLGIQLQSSELPDRIRVAEALSLYASFYRDPADPDELMHLLGLTERRHTAFGKLSGGQRQRVSIALALIGTPELVIFDELTTGLDPHARRDVWNLVESIRDRGVTVVLVTHFMEEAERLCDRLAIIDSGRVVATDSPAGLVAAAEREQRIRFRPSEPLDEGLLHALPEVRSVERHGNHLVVTGTDEVLHSVTSLLARRHIIAHELRVDQTTLDDVFVSLTGKTLQGTEEG; from the coding sequence ATGCCCGACGAAACCGTGATCGAGGTACGGAACCTCCACAAGAGATACGGCGGCACCGTCGCCGTCGACGACGTGTCCTTCGCTGTCGACCGGGGGGAGATCTTCGGGATCCTCGGTCCCAACGGTGCGGGCAAGACGACCACGGTCGAGTGCGTCGAGGGGTTGCGCGTCCCGGACAGCGGCACCGTGCGCGTGCTCGGTCTCGATCCGGGCAAGGACACGCCGGAACTCCGGCAACGGCTCGGCATCCAGCTCCAGAGCAGCGAACTGCCCGACCGCATCAGGGTCGCCGAGGCGCTGAGTCTGTACGCGTCGTTCTACCGCGACCCGGCCGACCCCGACGAGCTGATGCATCTCCTCGGCTTGACGGAACGGCGGCACACCGCGTTCGGCAAGCTCTCCGGCGGCCAGAGACAACGGGTCTCCATCGCGCTGGCCCTCATCGGCACGCCGGAGCTGGTGATCTTCGACGAGCTGACGACCGGGCTGGACCCGCACGCGCGGCGGGACGTCTGGAATCTCGTCGAGAGCATCCGTGACCGCGGGGTGACCGTCGTGCTGGTCACCCACTTCATGGAGGAGGCGGAGCGGCTGTGCGACCGCCTGGCGATCATCGACTCCGGACGTGTGGTGGCCACTGACAGCCCCGCCGGACTCGTCGCCGCCGCCGAACGAGAGCAGCGTATCCGGTTCCGGCCGTCCGAACCCCTCGACGAAGGGCTGCTGCACGCCCTGCCGGAGGTGCGTTCCGTGGAGCGACACGGCAACCACCTCGTGGTCACGGGAACCGACGAGGTGCTGCACAGCGTGACCTCGCTGCTGGCCCGGCGCCACATCATCGCCCACGAGCTACGCGTTGACCAGACCACATTGGATGACGTCTTCGTCTCACTCACGGGCAAGACGTTGCAAGGAACCGAGGAAGGCTGA
- a CDS encoding ABC transporter permease, which yields MSTTPSAVRALAATEAKLFLRDPTASFMAIGLPVAILFVFGVMPWTREASPELGGQSLLSLFIAPMSVTLLVAMLGLSIFPVFLATYREKGVLRRMQASPVSPVTVLAAQLAVYLVIGLVTVVVMSLGVPVLGIELPANGLALLVVLVLGTASLFSIGLLVGALAPSSRAANGIAMGAFFPMLALGGVWVPAELLPSALRWAADALPLGAMFNALRAAWAGDWPGWAQLGSMVVSTVVCLTVAVRNFRWQ from the coding sequence ATGTCGACCACCCCGTCCGCTGTCCGCGCACTGGCCGCGACCGAGGCGAAACTGTTCCTGCGCGATCCCACCGCGTCGTTCATGGCGATCGGTCTCCCGGTGGCGATCCTGTTCGTGTTCGGTGTGATGCCGTGGACCCGCGAGGCCAGTCCCGAGCTCGGTGGGCAGTCGCTGCTGTCACTGTTCATCGCGCCGATGTCGGTGACGTTGCTCGTCGCCATGCTCGGGTTGTCGATCTTTCCCGTTTTTCTCGCGACCTATCGCGAGAAGGGTGTGCTCCGGCGGATGCAGGCCAGCCCGGTGTCCCCGGTCACGGTGCTGGCAGCGCAGCTGGCTGTCTACTTGGTGATCGGCCTCGTCACCGTCGTCGTCATGAGTCTGGGTGTTCCGGTGCTCGGTATCGAGCTCCCCGCCAACGGTCTCGCGCTCCTGGTGGTACTCGTCCTCGGCACCGCGTCGCTGTTCTCGATCGGTCTGCTCGTCGGGGCGCTGGCACCCAGCAGCCGGGCCGCGAACGGTATCGCCATGGGCGCGTTCTTTCCCATGCTCGCCCTCGGCGGGGTGTGGGTTCCGGCGGAGTTGCTGCCTTCCGCACTGCGCTGGGCGGCCGACGCACTTCCGCTGGGGGCCATGTTCAACGCGCTGCGTGCCGCGTGGGCGGGCGACTGGCCGGGATGGGCGCAGCTCGGGTCGATGGTCGTGTCCACGGTGGTCTGCCTCACGGTGGCCGTGCGGAACTTCCGCTGGCAGTGA
- a CDS encoding sensor histidine kinase, translated as MERGCEPPSAFLLPFREGSPWSRRLEDALPLLMLGVAAVLSVANPQQNPEQRWQTTAYVLASAAVVVFTDTAALPRWRTPWWRAAAFVALLSCASVLTLVDPVFTVFTIAAFFRALTLRPKVLMVTGLAVTSALIHSLPAGGPLVALQSWPHVYLIIVVVQTAAIAGGLLLSERFVAQSEERRALVAELRSAMEENAGLHQQLLAQARESGVLDERQRLSREIHDTLAQGLTGIITQLTAARQTGTGPAERERRIDTATALARESLHQARRAVHALTPDELDGTGLREALAAVTARWADRAGIDAEFSATGTVRALHPEIEATLLRVTQEALANVAKHARASRTVVTLSYLADQVALDVRDDGVGFNPDRLGRADTAEWASGYGLPGMRRRVQRIAGDFVVESEPGGGTAVCATVPAVTATTTA; from the coding sequence GTGGAGCGTGGTTGCGAGCCGCCGTCGGCCTTCCTGCTGCCCTTCCGGGAAGGTTCGCCGTGGAGCCGCCGGTTGGAGGACGCCCTTCCGCTGCTCATGCTCGGAGTGGCGGCGGTGCTCAGCGTCGCGAACCCGCAGCAGAACCCGGAGCAACGGTGGCAGACCACCGCGTACGTGCTCGCGAGCGCCGCCGTCGTCGTCTTCACCGACACGGCGGCGCTTCCTCGGTGGCGGACACCGTGGTGGCGGGCAGCCGCCTTCGTGGCGCTGTTGTCCTGCGCCAGCGTGCTCACCCTCGTCGACCCGGTGTTCACGGTGTTCACGATCGCGGCGTTCTTCCGCGCCCTGACGCTGCGGCCCAAGGTCCTCATGGTGACGGGGCTGGCCGTGACGTCGGCGCTCATCCACAGCCTTCCCGCAGGCGGCCCCCTGGTGGCGCTCCAGTCTTGGCCGCATGTCTACCTCATCATCGTCGTCGTCCAGACCGCCGCGATAGCCGGAGGGCTCCTGCTGTCCGAACGCTTCGTCGCACAGAGCGAGGAGCGCCGTGCTCTGGTGGCAGAACTGCGCTCGGCCATGGAGGAGAACGCCGGCCTGCACCAGCAGCTTCTCGCGCAGGCGAGGGAGTCCGGTGTGTTGGACGAACGGCAGCGGCTCAGCCGCGAGATCCATGACACCCTGGCACAGGGGCTCACGGGCATCATCACGCAGTTGACCGCGGCCCGCCAGACCGGCACTGGCCCGGCGGAGCGGGAGCGGCGGATCGACACCGCCACCGCACTCGCCCGGGAGAGTCTTCACCAGGCCAGACGCGCGGTGCACGCGTTGACTCCGGACGAGCTCGACGGCACCGGACTGCGCGAGGCGCTCGCGGCGGTCACCGCACGCTGGGCGGACCGAGCCGGAATCGACGCCGAGTTCTCGGCGACCGGCACGGTGCGAGCCCTGCATCCCGAGATCGAGGCGACGCTGCTCCGGGTCACCCAGGAGGCACTCGCCAACGTCGCCAAGCACGCGCGTGCCTCTCGCACCGTCGTCACGTTGTCGTACCTCGCGGACCAGGTGGCGCTGGACGTCCGCGACGACGGCGTGGGATTCAACCCCGACAGGCTCGGCAGGGCCGACACCGCCGAGTGGGCCAGCGGGTACGGCCTGCCGGGGATGCGCCGCCGAGTCCAGCGCATCGCGGGCGATTTCGTCGTGGAGAGCGAGCCCGGTGGGGGCACGGCCGTGTGCGCAACCGTTCCGGCGGTCACGGCGACGACAACAGCATGA
- a CDS encoding response regulator, with the protein MISIVVVDDHPIVRDGLRGIFTVDEGFTVIGEAGDGAEAVAVAERLRPDVVLMDLRMPGTGGVEAINRLTALGNPARVLVLTTYDTDSDVLPAIEAGATGYLLKDAPREELFRAVRATARGESVLSPAVASRVLGRVRGPVQDALSPRELEVLSLVAQGNTNKETARALFLSEATVKTHLLHIYAKLGVRDRAAAVAVAYRKGLL; encoded by the coding sequence ATGATCAGCATCGTGGTCGTCGACGACCATCCCATCGTCCGCGACGGGCTGCGCGGCATCTTCACGGTCGACGAGGGTTTCACGGTCATCGGCGAGGCGGGCGACGGAGCCGAGGCGGTAGCCGTGGCGGAACGGCTCCGCCCGGACGTCGTCCTCATGGACCTACGTATGCCCGGCACCGGCGGGGTCGAGGCGATCAACCGGTTGACCGCCCTCGGCAACCCCGCGCGGGTCCTCGTGCTGACCACCTACGACACCGACTCCGACGTGCTGCCCGCGATCGAGGCGGGGGCCACCGGCTACCTGCTCAAGGACGCACCGCGGGAGGAGTTGTTCCGCGCCGTGCGCGCCACCGCACGTGGCGAGTCCGTGCTCTCCCCCGCGGTCGCCAGCCGGGTCCTCGGCCGGGTCCGAGGCCCCGTCCAGGACGCGCTCAGTCCCCGAGAACTCGAGGTGCTGTCTCTGGTGGCGCAGGGCAACACCAACAAGGAGACGGCGAGGGCGCTGTTCCTGAGCGAAGCCACCGTCAAGACCCACCTGCTGCACATCTACGCCAAGCTGGGTGTCCGTGACCGCGCCGCCGCCGTGGCCGTGGCGTACCGGAAGGGCCTACTGTGA
- the coaE gene encoding dephospho-CoA kinase, with protein MLRVGLTGGIGSGKSTVAARLAEHGAVIVDADAIAREVVEPGTEGLAEVVAAFGDDVLAADGTLNRGALAAKAFADDASRQRLNAVLHPRISARTVEYFAEAPADAIVVHDVPLLVENNLAAGYHLVIVVDADEDVRVRRLVESRGMAESDARARIAAQATTEARRAVADVWLDNSGDRGTVLAQVDRLWTERLVPYEASVRLRRPRPPASPVLASPDATWPAQAERALARIRAAVGHVALRMDHIGSTAIPGLPAKDVLDLQLVVATPADAEAIADPLSDAGFVHRDDQEWWDEPVGDEKTWTKHLHQGADPARPVNLHVRVEASPAWRRALLFRDWMRANPAEVTAYAEVKTRLAAEHADSGTVTGYAEDKQPWINAAFGRAEEWAAHTGWEPDAPSQ; from the coding sequence ATGTTGCGTGTGGGGTTGACAGGCGGGATCGGCTCGGGGAAATCGACGGTGGCCGCACGACTGGCGGAACACGGCGCCGTGATCGTTGACGCCGATGCGATCGCCAGGGAGGTCGTGGAGCCGGGCACCGAGGGGCTCGCCGAGGTGGTGGCGGCCTTCGGCGACGACGTCCTGGCCGCTGACGGGACGTTGAACCGGGGCGCGCTCGCTGCCAAGGCCTTCGCCGACGACGCATCCAGGCAACGGCTGAACGCGGTCCTGCACCCGAGGATCAGCGCGCGGACGGTGGAGTACTTCGCCGAGGCCCCCGCGGACGCGATCGTCGTGCACGACGTTCCGCTGCTGGTGGAGAACAACCTCGCCGCGGGCTATCACCTGGTGATCGTGGTGGACGCCGACGAGGACGTGCGGGTGCGCCGACTCGTCGAGTCGCGCGGTATGGCGGAATCCGACGCGCGCGCCCGGATCGCCGCGCAGGCCACCACCGAGGCCCGGCGTGCCGTGGCCGACGTGTGGCTGGACAACAGCGGCGACCGGGGCACCGTACTCGCGCAGGTGGACAGACTGTGGACCGAACGGCTGGTGCCGTACGAGGCGAGCGTCCGCCTGCGGCGGCCCCGTCCACCGGCCTCGCCCGTTCTCGCCTCACCCGATGCCACCTGGCCGGCGCAGGCGGAGCGGGCGTTGGCGCGGATTCGCGCGGCGGTCGGACATGTGGCGCTGCGCATGGATCACATCGGGTCCACGGCGATTCCGGGCCTGCCCGCGAAGGACGTGCTGGACCTCCAGCTCGTCGTCGCCACACCGGCCGACGCCGAGGCGATCGCCGATCCGTTGTCCGACGCGGGTTTCGTGCACAGGGACGACCAGGAGTGGTGGGACGAGCCGGTCGGTGACGAGAAGACGTGGACGAAGCACCTGCACCAGGGCGCCGACCCGGCACGCCCGGTGAACCTGCACGTGCGCGTCGAGGCCAGCCCGGCCTGGCGGCGGGCACTGCTGTTCCGTGACTGGATGCGCGCGAATCCGGCCGAGGTCACCGCCTACGCGGAGGTGAAGACCCGGCTCGCGGCCGAGCATGCCGACTCGGGAACGGTGACGGGTTACGCCGAGGACAAGCAGCCCTGGATCAACGCGGCTTTCGGCAGAGCGGAGGAGTGGGCGGCCCACACCGGGTGGGAACCCGACGCGCCGTCACAGTAG
- the rpsA gene encoding 30S ribosomal protein S1, translated as MTIDTTAAPNAQAKQVAVNDIGTEEDFLAAIDKTIKYFNDGDIVEGTIVKVDRDEVLLDIGYKTEGVIPSRELSIKHDVDPAEVVAVGDAVEALVLQKEDKEGRLILSKKRAQYERAWGTIEELKEKDEPVRGTVIEVVKGGLILDIGLRGFLPASLVEMRRVRDLQPYVGRELEAKIIELDKNRNNVVLSRRAYLEQTQSEVRSEFLNALAKGQVRKGVVSSIVNFGAFVDLGGVDGLVHVSELSWKHIDHPSEVVEVGQEVTVEVLDVDMDRERVSLSLKATQEDPWRQFARTHAIGQIVPGKVTKLVPFGAFVRVEEGIEGLVHISELAERHVEIPEQVVQVGGEVMVKVIDIDLERRRISLSLKQANEGFTPDAEFDPTQYGMAAEYDEQGNYIYPEGFDPDTQEWQEGYEKQREEWERQYAEAHARYEKHMRQVAEAQQANAAAVAEGAVGGGETSYGSSQSDQERSGGTLASDEQLAALREKLSGGA; from the coding sequence ATGACCATCGACACCACCGCCGCCCCGAACGCCCAGGCGAAGCAGGTCGCCGTGAACGACATCGGGACGGAGGAAGACTTCCTCGCTGCTATCGACAAGACAATCAAATACTTCAACGATGGCGACATCGTGGAAGGCACCATCGTCAAGGTCGATCGCGACGAAGTGCTGCTCGACATCGGTTACAAGACCGAGGGTGTCATCCCGTCCCGTGAACTTTCCATCAAGCACGATGTCGACCCGGCCGAGGTTGTCGCCGTCGGTGATGCGGTGGAGGCCCTTGTCCTGCAGAAGGAGGACAAGGAAGGCCGTCTGATCCTCTCCAAGAAGCGCGCGCAGTACGAGCGCGCCTGGGGCACCATCGAGGAGCTCAAGGAGAAGGACGAGCCGGTCCGCGGCACGGTCATCGAGGTCGTCAAGGGCGGCCTGATCCTCGACATCGGCCTGCGTGGCTTCCTGCCCGCCTCGCTCGTCGAGATGCGTCGCGTGCGCGACCTTCAGCCCTACGTCGGCCGCGAGCTCGAAGCCAAGATCATCGAGCTGGACAAGAACCGCAACAACGTGGTGCTGTCCCGCCGCGCCTACCTGGAGCAGACGCAGTCCGAGGTCCGCAGCGAGTTCCTCAACGCGCTCGCCAAGGGCCAGGTCCGCAAGGGCGTCGTGTCCTCCATCGTCAACTTCGGTGCGTTCGTGGACCTCGGCGGCGTCGACGGTCTGGTGCACGTGTCGGAGCTGTCCTGGAAGCACATCGACCACCCGAGCGAGGTCGTCGAGGTCGGCCAGGAGGTCACGGTCGAGGTGCTGGACGTCGACATGGACCGCGAGCGCGTGTCCCTGTCGCTGAAGGCCACCCAGGAAGACCCGTGGCGGCAGTTCGCCCGCACCCACGCCATCGGCCAGATCGTGCCGGGCAAGGTCACCAAGCTCGTCCCGTTCGGCGCGTTCGTTCGTGTCGAGGAGGGCATCGAGGGTCTGGTGCACATCTCGGAGCTGGCCGAGCGCCACGTCGAGATCCCCGAGCAGGTCGTGCAGGTCGGCGGCGAGGTCATGGTCAAGGTCATCGACATCGACCTGGAGCGCCGTCGCATCTCGCTGTCGCTGAAGCAGGCCAACGAGGGCTTCACCCCGGACGCCGAGTTCGACCCGACGCAGTACGGCATGGCGGCGGAGTACGACGAGCAGGGCAACTACATCTACCCCGAGGGCTTCGACCCCGACACGCAGGAGTGGCAGGAAGGCTACGAGAAGCAGCGTGAGGAGTGGGAGCGGCAGTACGCCGAGGCTCACGCTCGCTACGAGAAGCACATGCGCCAGGTGGCCGAGGCGCAGCAGGCGAACGCCGCTGCTGTCGCCGAGGGTGCCGTCGGTGGCGGGGAGACCAGCTACGGCTCCTCGCAGTCCGACCAGGAGCGCTCGGGCGGCACGCTCGCCAGCGACGAGCAGCTCGCGGCTCTGCGCGAGAAGCTGTCCGGCGGTGCGTGA